A window of the Isosphaera pallida ATCC 43644 genome harbors these coding sequences:
- the ruvA gene encoding Holliday junction branch migration protein RuvA gives MITLVRGILERVGQEEAILSVPPWEIEVWVTELTRRQIQTKLGEEIRLYTILNIEGNATMGRMSPRLIGFLSPVEREFFEVFCSVDGVGVRKALRAICQPVKDLARTIQDQDVATLATFPGVGEALAERIVAKLRRKVGKFALALGDPRVPASRFTASDLEDAPHSSSNATDPEIVRDVYAALLSVGHTETQARQAIDQALSSKKAFRSVADMINAIYQHQSSRRDQPTGSA, from the coding sequence GTGATCACCTTGGTGCGCGGGATTTTGGAACGGGTGGGTCAGGAGGAAGCGATTCTCTCGGTTCCCCCGTGGGAAATCGAGGTGTGGGTCACCGAATTGACTCGGCGTCAGATTCAAACCAAACTGGGCGAAGAGATCCGGCTGTACACGATTTTGAACATCGAGGGCAACGCCACGATGGGCAGGATGTCTCCTCGCCTCATCGGCTTCCTCAGTCCGGTCGAGCGGGAGTTTTTCGAGGTGTTTTGCTCGGTGGACGGGGTGGGAGTGCGCAAGGCGCTGCGGGCGATCTGCCAACCAGTCAAGGATCTGGCGCGCACCATTCAGGATCAGGATGTCGCCACCCTAGCCACCTTTCCCGGCGTCGGTGAAGCTCTAGCTGAGCGGATCGTCGCCAAGCTGCGCCGCAAGGTCGGCAAGTTCGCTCTGGCTTTGGGCGATCCTAGGGTCCCTGCCAGCCGGTTCACCGCCTCCGACCTGGAGGACGCCCCGCATTCTTCCTCCAACGCCACCGATCCTGAGATTGTCCGCGACGTGTACGCCGCGCTGTTGTCGGTCGGTCACACCGAAACCCAAGCGCGGCAGGCGATCGACCAAGCGTTGTCCTCGAAAAAGGCGTTTCGCTCCGTGGCTGACATGATCAATGCGATTTACCAACACCAATCATCTCGCAGAGATCAACCCACCGGCTCGGCCTAA
- a CDS encoding ABC transporter permease: protein MTHLVRTVWPSLTVLILVVLAWDRAVVWGEIPSYLVPRPEAVARAAWNDRTSLASAAGLTAQAALCGFALSLVVGSLTALAFATWSWVRRSCYPYAIFLQTVPIVAIAPLINLYPGPGFGSVVLLSWMISLFPIVTGGTTGLTRVPPEWLELFRLYGAGRWTILWKLRIPNAVPHLVTAAKTSVGLAVIGAVVGEMFCASSKSGYGLGYWIQATSRTLEADRAFAYFLTSTGLALSIFLIAGAVGTIVLKAMGDRATLHQLELEYDSNARRRRPPRGV from the coding sequence GTGACTCACTTGGTTCGAACGGTCTGGCCGTCGTTGACGGTGCTGATCCTGGTGGTCCTGGCGTGGGATCGGGCGGTGGTGTGGGGCGAGATTCCCTCCTACCTGGTGCCGCGACCCGAGGCGGTGGCGCGGGCGGCCTGGAACGATCGGACCTCGCTGGCCTCAGCCGCCGGCTTGACTGCCCAGGCCGCCCTGTGCGGGTTTGCCCTGAGCCTGGTCGTCGGCAGTCTAACAGCGCTGGCTTTCGCCACTTGGTCCTGGGTGCGGAGGAGTTGTTATCCCTATGCGATCTTCCTGCAAACCGTGCCGATTGTGGCGATTGCACCCCTGATCAACCTCTATCCCGGCCCCGGCTTCGGCTCGGTGGTGTTGCTCTCTTGGATGATCAGTCTGTTTCCGATCGTCACCGGCGGCACGACCGGCTTGACCAGGGTGCCGCCTGAATGGCTCGAACTGTTCCGGCTTTATGGCGCGGGGCGTTGGACCATTCTCTGGAAGCTGAGGATTCCCAACGCCGTGCCCCATCTGGTGACGGCCGCCAAGACCTCGGTGGGCTTGGCGGTCATTGGCGCGGTGGTGGGTGAGATGTTCTGCGCCTCGTCGAAGTCGGGCTATGGCCTGGGCTATTGGATTCAGGCCACCAGTCGGACCCTGGAAGCCGATCGCGCGTTTGCGTATTTTTTGACCTCGACCGGATTAGCGTTGTCGATTTTCCTAATCGCTGGCGCGGTGGGCACGATCGTTCTCAAGGCGATGGGCGACCGGGCGACGCTTCACCAATTGGAGTTGGAATACGACTCCAACGCCCGTCGTCGCCGCCCGCCACGTGGCGTCTGA
- a CDS encoding ABC transporter ATP-binding protein, translating into MSRSDPAVRLTELTVGFGAEAPVILGLGLVVAAGEMVALVGPSGCGKSTVLRVIAGLIAPRSGRVERVSERLGFVFQEANLLPWRTARANVRLGLELGAAGDPPRREWDRRIANQLEAVGLGPEHWSKRPHELSGGMRMRVSLARALAPRPDLLLFDEPFAALDDLSRKQLNHDLNRIRREQGWTGVFVTHNVEEAVYVSDRVLVMAANPGRVVAEVAVPLAYPRRHPRREDGDFLTIRDEIDAALRGVVETVAVGASA; encoded by the coding sequence ATGTCGCGGAGTGACCCGGCGGTGCGGCTGACCGAGTTGACGGTGGGCTTCGGCGCAGAGGCTCCGGTGATTTTGGGGTTGGGGTTGGTGGTGGCGGCGGGTGAGATGGTGGCATTGGTGGGTCCGTCGGGTTGCGGCAAATCGACGGTGTTGCGGGTGATCGCTGGCTTGATCGCGCCTCGTTCGGGTCGGGTAGAGCGTGTGTCGGAACGTTTGGGGTTCGTGTTCCAGGAGGCGAACCTGCTCCCCTGGCGCACCGCGCGGGCTAATGTCCGGTTGGGTTTGGAGTTGGGTGCCGCGGGTGATCCGCCGCGACGGGAATGGGATCGGCGGATCGCCAACCAGTTGGAGGCGGTGGGTCTGGGGCCGGAGCATTGGTCCAAGCGTCCCCACGAACTGTCGGGCGGGATGAGGATGCGAGTTTCGCTGGCCCGCGCCTTAGCGCCTCGTCCCGATCTTTTACTGTTCGACGAGCCGTTCGCCGCCCTGGACGACCTGTCACGCAAACAGCTCAACCACGATTTGAACCGGATTCGCCGCGAACAGGGGTGGACCGGGGTGTTCGTCACCCACAACGTCGAGGAAGCGGTGTACGTGTCCGACCGGGTGTTGGTCATGGCGGCTAATCCCGGGCGAGTCGTCGCCGAGGTCGCCGTTCCTCTGGCTTATCCCCGGCGGCATCCCCGACGCGAGGACGGCGACTTCCTAACGATCCGCGACGAGATCGACGCGGCGCTGCGTGGCGTGGTGGAAACGGTGGCGGTTGGGGCATCAGCGTGA